A genomic window from Winogradskyella sp. J14-2 includes:
- a CDS encoding N-acetyltransferase, whose amino-acid sequence MTETAELIDNDFLRQYELKVDDDMAVIEYSLQERKIFLTKMIIPSSIKSNEFEKEFLAMVFNDIKERNISVVPTSPEIAKFVRSNRKYKRMLPVGIRI is encoded by the coding sequence ATGACTGAAACTGCTGAATTAATCGACAATGATTTTCTGCGACAATACGAACTAAAGGTTGATGATGATATGGCTGTTATTGAATATTCTTTGCAAGAACGCAAAATATTCTTAACAAAAATGATAATTCCCTCATCCATCAAGTCTAATGAATTTGAAAAAGAGTTTTTGGCAATGGTCTTTAATGATATTAAGGAAAGAAATATCAGTGTAGTGCCTACAAGTCCTGAAATTGCAAAATTTGTAAGAAGCAACAGAAAATATAAACGTATGCTCCCTGTTGGTATTCGTATCTAA
- a CDS encoding ABC transporter substrate-binding protein, translating into MQKHAKSLFFKLLILSVTFFSCSSKKDADKDHLVFRYNEHKNISSLDPAFSKDLADIWATHQLFNGLVQMDNQLNIAPCIAKKWVVTDSAKTYTFLLRNDVYFHKHYLFGSSTSPSKQDSTRTVNASDFEYSFNRLKDEKLVSPGSWVLKKVESYAALNDSTFQIRLKQPFPAFLGLLTMKYCSVVPKEIVEYYGSDFRSNPIGTGPFKFKRWEENIKLVFRRNDSYFETDEKGQQLPYLEAVAVTFLPDKQSEFLQFAQGNIDFVSGLDASYKDEILTADGKLRPRYANDVNMIRGPYLNTEYLAFFMETKGEEIQSKKLRQAINLGFDRNKMITYLRNGIGIPATGGFIPKGLPGFDAAIGFTYQPEKAKQLVLEFKSETGISNPEVTLTTTSNYLSFCEYIQREIQKIGVKVNVDVIPASSLKDAKANGQLDFFRASWIADYPDAENYLSLYYSKNFAPNGPNYTHFKSDAFDQIYEAAYLETDPKIRANLYTKMDSLVMSTAPVVPMFYDEVVRFTRKKVKGLGINATNLLELKNVKKQ; encoded by the coding sequence ATGCAAAAACACGCAAAATCCCTATTTTTTAAACTCTTAATTCTGAGTGTCACTTTCTTTTCTTGCTCTTCAAAAAAGGATGCAGATAAAGACCACTTAGTTTTTAGGTATAATGAGCATAAAAATATTAGCTCATTAGACCCAGCATTCTCTAAAGATTTAGCAGATATTTGGGCCACACACCAGCTTTTTAATGGGCTTGTACAGATGGACAACCAGCTCAATATAGCCCCTTGTATTGCTAAAAAGTGGGTGGTTACAGACAGTGCTAAAACTTACACATTTTTACTAAGAAATGATGTGTATTTTCACAAGCATTATTTATTTGGTTCTTCGACCTCACCTAGCAAACAAGATTCTACAAGAACGGTTAATGCTTCAGATTTTGAATACAGTTTCAACAGACTAAAAGACGAAAAACTAGTCTCACCAGGAAGTTGGGTACTCAAAAAAGTAGAAAGCTACGCTGCGCTAAACGATTCTACATTTCAAATAAGGTTAAAACAACCATTTCCTGCTTTTTTAGGCTTGCTCACTATGAAATATTGCTCAGTTGTGCCAAAAGAAATTGTTGAATATTATGGCAGTGATTTTAGATCCAATCCTATTGGTACTGGCCCTTTTAAATTTAAACGCTGGGAAGAAAACATCAAACTCGTTTTTAGACGTAATGACAGTTATTTTGAAACTGATGAAAAAGGACAACAACTTCCATATCTAGAAGCTGTAGCTGTTACATTTTTACCAGACAAGCAAAGCGAATTTTTGCAGTTTGCACAAGGCAATATTGATTTTGTTTCTGGATTAGATGCTTCTTATAAAGATGAAATTTTAACGGCCGATGGTAAACTTAGACCACGCTATGCTAATGATGTAAATATGATTAGAGGACCATACCTCAATACAGAGTATTTGGCATTTTTTATGGAAACTAAGGGTGAAGAAATACAATCTAAAAAATTAAGACAAGCAATTAATCTTGGTTTTGATAGAAATAAAATGATTACTTACCTACGAAACGGGATTGGAATACCTGCAACAGGTGGTTTTATTCCTAAAGGTTTGCCTGGATTTGATGCTGCTATTGGTTTTACATATCAACCAGAAAAAGCAAAACAATTGGTACTAGAGTTTAAATCTGAAACTGGAATTTCTAATCCTGAGGTAACTTTAACCACAACAAGCAACTACTTAAGTTTTTGTGAATATATTCAGCGAGAGATACAAAAAATTGGTGTTAAAGTAAATGTTGATGTGATTCCTGCTTCGAGTTTAAAAGATGCTAAAGCTAATGGCCAACTCGATTTCTTTAGAGCAAGCTGGATTGCTGATTATCCAGATGCTGAAAATTACTTATCGCTTTATTACAGCAAAAACTTTGCGCCAAATGGCCCAAATTACACACATTTTAAAAGTGATGCATTTGACCAAATATATGAAGCGGCTTATCTAGAAACTGATCCAAAAATTAGA
- a CDS encoding lytic transglycosylase domain-containing protein: MKILKNILALVGLFCVSGLFIFSVQKAPSDKTIGKEDPLVNDYNVYALEMPEGLNFAGEKVPVENPDIYERMDRELLVNTYWQSNGLLLFKRAQKYFPIIEPILEKNGVPDDFKYLAVIESGLIPTAVSPAKASGVWQIMEATGRENGLEVNSNVDERYNLEMATEVACKYLKKAKEQLGTWTLAAAAYNAGNAGISRRLKEQGVSNYYDLLLGEETGRYMFRIVALKEILNNPSKYGFNFNKSDLYKHIPTYKVKVDTAVTDFSKFAKQFGINYKILKIHNPWLREGHLNNRSRKLYNIEIPEEGYYNVLP; this comes from the coding sequence ATGAAGATTTTAAAAAATATATTGGCCTTAGTAGGGCTTTTTTGCGTGTCAGGATTATTTATTTTTTCTGTTCAAAAAGCACCTTCAGATAAAACTATCGGAAAAGAAGATCCGTTGGTTAACGATTATAACGTTTATGCCTTAGAAATGCCAGAGGGTTTAAATTTTGCAGGCGAAAAAGTTCCGGTAGAAAATCCGGATATTTATGAGCGCATGGATAGAGAACTTTTAGTTAATACCTATTGGCAGTCTAATGGACTGCTTTTATTTAAACGTGCTCAGAAATATTTTCCAATTATAGAACCAATCTTAGAAAAAAATGGCGTGCCAGACGATTTTAAATATTTAGCTGTAATAGAAAGCGGATTAATACCAACAGCTGTATCACCAGCAAAAGCGTCTGGTGTTTGGCAAATAATGGAGGCTACAGGAAGAGAAAATGGGTTAGAAGTTAACTCTAACGTTGACGAGCGTTATAACCTAGAAATGGCTACAGAAGTAGCTTGTAAATATTTAAAAAAGGCAAAAGAACAACTTGGCACATGGACATTGGCTGCAGCAGCATACAATGCTGGTAATGCTGGTATATCGAGACGCCTAAAGGAGCAAGGCGTAAGTAACTATTATGATTTATTGCTTGGCGAAGAAACAGGGCGTTATATGTTTAGAATTGTAGCCTTAAAAGAAATTTTAAACAATCCATCTAAATACGGATTTAACTTCAATAAAAGCGATTTGTATAAGCACATACCAACTTACAAAGTAAAAGTGGATACCGCAGTTACCGATTTTTCTAAATTCGCTAAACAATTTGGTATTAATTATAAGATATTAAAAATTCATAATCCTTGGTTAAGAGAAGGACATCTCAACAACAGATCACGCAAATTGTATAATATAGAAATTCCTGAAGAAGGTTATTATAATGTACTTCCTTAA
- a CDS encoding alpha/beta hydrolase, whose amino-acid sequence MISNITHVYLMPGMAANPSIFEYIKLPEDRYKIHWLEWQIPEKEETLQQYAKRMCKFVKHDNAVLLGVSFGGMLVQEMSKFLKLKKLFVVSSVKSHHELPKRLKLLRYTKAYKILPTQLVGNIELLAKYALGETIKKRVDLYKKYLSVDDTVYLDWAIKQVVCWEQEAPNPQAIYIHGDKDLVFPHSCTGNCIIIKGGTHIMIINKHKWFNENLPKLIESGI is encoded by the coding sequence ATGATCTCAAATATTACACATGTCTACCTAATGCCAGGAATGGCCGCTAATCCCTCAATTTTTGAGTATATAAAACTGCCAGAAGACCGTTACAAAATTCATTGGTTAGAATGGCAAATACCAGAAAAGGAGGAGACCTTGCAACAATATGCAAAGCGTATGTGTAAGTTTGTAAAGCACGATAATGCGGTATTACTTGGTGTTTCTTTTGGCGGTATGCTGGTACAAGAAATGAGTAAATTCTTAAAACTTAAGAAGCTTTTTGTGGTGTCTAGTGTTAAGTCTCACCATGAGCTTCCTAAACGCTTAAAGTTATTAAGATACACCAAAGCCTATAAGATTCTGCCAACACAACTGGTAGGCAATATAGAGCTTTTAGCAAAGTATGCATTAGGTGAAACTATTAAAAAACGTGTAGATTTATATAAAAAATACCTCTCTGTAGATGATACTGTTTATTTAGATTGGGCAATAAAACAGGTAGTGTGTTGGGAACAAGAAGCGCCAAATCCGCAAGCCATATATATTCATGGAGATAAAGATCTTGTTTTTCCGCATTCGTGTACAGGAAATTGTATTATAATTAAAGGCGGTACACACATAATGATTATAAATAAACACAAATGGTTTAATGAAAATTTACCAAAACTTATAGAGTCTGGTATTTGA
- the mtaB gene encoding tRNA (N(6)-L-threonylcarbamoyladenosine(37)-C(2))-methylthiotransferase MtaB: MNPTKKVAFYTLGCKLNFSETSTIARRFKDEGFNRVDFNEKADIYVINTCSVTENADKRFKTIVKQAQKVNPDAFVAAIGCYAQLKPEELADVNGVDLVLGATEKFNVTYYINELLNNPERGRRVGEVHSCEIEEADFYVGSYSIGDRTRAFLKVQDGCDYKCTYCTIPLARGISRSDTMENVLKNAREISEQNIKEIVLTGVNIGDYGKGEFGNKKHKHTFLDLVTALDKVEGIERLRISSIEPNLLKNETIELVSKSRAFVPHFHVPLQSGSNDILKRMKRRYMRELYVDRVLKIKEVMPHACIGVDVIVGFPGETDDHFLETYNFLNELDISYLHVFTYSERDNTEAAKMDGIVPKNIRSKRSKMLRGLSAKKRRAFYENQLGTTRTVLFESENKEGYIHGFTENYVKVKAPWNPRLVNTLHEVALTKIDEDGLVRFDFVSQLQLN; the protein is encoded by the coding sequence ATGAACCCAACAAAAAAAGTCGCATTTTACACTTTAGGTTGTAAGCTTAATTTTTCTGAAACTTCAACAATAGCAAGACGTTTTAAAGATGAAGGTTTTAATCGTGTAGACTTTAATGAAAAGGCAGATATCTATGTAATTAATACGTGTTCGGTAACGGAGAATGCAGACAAACGTTTTAAGACGATAGTAAAGCAAGCGCAAAAAGTAAATCCAGATGCTTTTGTAGCTGCTATTGGTTGCTACGCACAGTTAAAGCCAGAAGAGTTGGCAGACGTAAATGGTGTGGATTTAGTTTTGGGTGCAACGGAAAAGTTCAATGTTACCTATTACATCAATGAACTTCTAAATAATCCAGAGCGTGGTCGAAGGGTTGGCGAAGTACACAGTTGTGAGATAGAAGAAGCAGACTTTTATGTTGGCAGTTACTCAATAGGAGATAGAACCAGAGCGTTTCTAAAAGTTCAAGATGGTTGCGATTATAAATGTACATACTGTACTATTCCGCTAGCTAGAGGTATTTCGCGAAGTGACACCATGGAAAATGTCCTTAAAAATGCGAGAGAGATTTCTGAACAAAACATAAAGGAAATAGTTTTAACAGGAGTAAATATTGGTGATTACGGAAAAGGAGAATTTGGAAATAAAAAGCATAAACACACCTTTCTAGACTTAGTAACAGCGTTAGATAAGGTAGAAGGTATAGAGCGCTTAAGGATATCTTCTATAGAACCTAACTTATTAAAAAACGAGACCATAGAATTGGTCTCGAAATCTAGGGCATTTGTACCGCATTTTCATGTTCCTCTACAAAGCGGAAGCAATGACATTCTTAAAAGGATGAAACGTCGCTACATGCGAGAACTTTATGTAGATCGCGTTTTAAAAATAAAAGAAGTTATGCCACACGCCTGTATTGGTGTAGACGTTATTGTTGGGTTTCCTGGAGAAACAGACGATCATTTTTTAGAAACCTACAACTTTTTAAATGAGTTAGACATATCTTATCTACATGTATTTACTTACTCTGAGCGCGACAATACCGAAGCTGCAAAAATGGACGGTATTGTGCCCAAAAATATAAGGTCTAAGCGTAGTAAAATGCTTAGAGGTCTTTCTGCTAAAAAACGTAGAGCATTTTACGAAAATCAGTTAGGAACCACAAGAACTGTTTTATTTGAAAGTGAAAACAAAGAAGGTTATATACACGGGTTTACGGAGAACTATGTAAAAGTTAAAGCTCCTTGGAATCCAAGACTTGTTAATACGCTGCATGAGGTTGCACTAACCAAAATTGATGAAGACGGATTGGTAAGGTTCGATTTTGTATCTCAGTTACAATTAAATTGA